DNA from Gopherus flavomarginatus isolate rGopFla2 chromosome 21, rGopFla2.mat.asm, whole genome shotgun sequence:
GATAGACAGCTGAACTGGCTCCATTTGCAGGATGAGATATTAAGGCAGTTGTGCCTATTAAACTTTTTGCAAAGACATTCTTGTTTTAATTTGCTAACTCACTTCAGAATATTGTTactgttcttttcctttcttgtAGCTTCCattacagattttaaaagatGCACAACCCAATCTTGGTTAGCTTTATTTAATACCAAACATTTGTACTTCTATAGCATTTAGATAACAAGGCAAGAGGTGCTTTGGATATCCCTAAGATCGATAAAGAGATAGCATCTTGCACGGAAGGGCTTTAATGTTCTTCCCTGACTTGAGTTAGCTTAGCAATGCTCTGTAAGGTAGCTAAATATCGTTATCCCTCTTTTACagctgggggaaactgaggcacagagtggttaaaTGACTTGACAGTTAACAACAGTTAGCCTTATGTTGCTGTTCATCCGTGGGGACTGATCCAGACTGGAGACTCTAGGTACTACCATAATATAGAGATATTGCAATAATATTCTATGCAGCAGAGTGCTGTTTGAGTATGAAGGCATTGGGGGTAAGGGCTAAAGAGGGATagagtgaccaggtgtccagattttatagggactctcccgattttggggtctttgtcttatataggctcctattacccccctcccccgtcccaatttttcacatttgctgtctggtcaccctagttggggGGCAATACGTCCCCCCAGATTCTGTGGCTGCCAGGGGCTGGTTTGGACTCAAGTGCCTGCTGGTGGATTTTTAACTTTCACCCAGTTGCCTTATGCCCATTATGGCGGGCAGGGAATCACCTACCCCAGCCACATGGCCCTCCTTCCCCCTGACGTGCCCAGAATGCCCCTTGTACCTGGAGCTCtcgctgaggaggaggaggggggagcacAGACAGCTGTAAGGAATGCCTTGTTCACCGGGGGGCTGGGCCGCTGCTTTTCACAGCCAGTGCAAAGGGCCTGTGGGCCAGCGGTGACCCGGGCCCAGAGCAGGTAGCTGATCTCCATGCTTGGCTCAGTAGCTGGGGCAAAGTTCTTCTCACTGGCATTTGCCATGGAAACTGCAACTGCATTCAGTGTGGGCTGGGCCTTGGGGCTATTTTTGGAAGTGGCCCAGCTCTCTAGCCTTTTAAAAACGTATTGTGCTGTCTTGGCAGGCCCGGCGGAGGCTGAAATTGTCTCTTTACTCCCTCAGTGATCTTGGCCTGAGCATAAACAAGGCCCACTCTCTCCTTGATGCCCTGCCAGTGTGCCATGGCCCTGAGCTGGCTCCGCATTCAGCTCCCAACCTCCCTGCTGGGGATCGCAGCGCAGCTGCTTGCTTTAGGTGATGATGCCAATGGCCGGACCCTGCCTCAGTTCCAGCCCTCCCAGGCAGCTGAAGTTCTTGGCATGGTCCTGGTGCAAAGGACACAGTCTGGATGCTGTCCCTTTCAGATTTCCCATCTCCACCTGCATActcgaaaaacctccagggagcTTCCCCTTGCAGCTGTCTTTCTGGTACATAAGAAACACCCCTTGCTGGTAAGTCGTAGCGATGTATCGCACGAGGCACAGTGGGGAATTACTTTACAGTGGTGTCCCAAACTTTGCTCCACCCACAGCCACTTTGACAACTTCCCAGGAGTCTGAGGCTTGCATTTAATTTGCACCAACGTTTACAGGCATTTAAATATCCCCCCCCAAAAATGCACTCACCCAACCCACTGTTTGCATCTTCTGTGTCTGCTGAACGGGAGCTACTAGTGGGAGGCGTTTGCCAACAATGGAAATATACAGTTAGCCAGTTTTGTTTCTCCTGCTTTTTAGTTAGAGAAGGGTTTGAACCAAGGATAGAAGCCCTCCCCCCAAGTCTGGATCCTAATGCCACAGTTGGATCATCTCTATAATGGGTTGAATTAGAAGCGTGGAAATGAATATCCCTGGACTTCAGGGAAGTCTGGATTTGACGGGTGCCGAGTTCGGTGGCTCTGGAAGCTGCCTTTGGCCCTTTAGCCCAggacaaaagaaaagagaagaatcAGGGTTTTTTTAGCTTCTCATCAGACCCTTGTTTGCACCATGCCTCTATCTGGCAGCACCAGGACGATGGGGAGGAGGGTCCctcggggggaagggaaaagctgTAACTCCTTGACTCCGAAGCGTGGTGAGACGTGGTCAGCCAGGAACCTGATGTTGAACTGGTGGCTGATGCAATAGACCAGGTTCTCCACCACGGCACACTGGAAGCAGGGTGGGAAAGGCATGCGTTTGGTGGCACACTCGTACCACAGCTTGGCTTTTGGGCTGCAGCGGTAGACGCTGATGCCCATGCTGCGGTTGAGGTCAAAGCGGTAGATGAAGCCACCGGCGGTGACCATTTCGGTGGTCCGGTCCTTGCTCCCGCTGGTGATGCTGACCTTCCAGTTGTCCGACCGGCTGACATACCGGAGCAACATGTAGCGCAGTGTGCCCCCGGTCACATAAATCTCCCCGTCGCACGCCGTCGCGGTGTGGGCCACGGCAAAGGTATCATTGGGCAGCGGCGCCGTGAAGGTCCACCGGTCCTGGCGGGGGTCATACTTTTCCACAGTATAGAGGCACTCTCCCCCGATTGCATACAGGTATCCATCCAAGGCGACAAGCTTGCAGTGAGGTCTGGCTTGGTTCAGTGGGCAGATCTCCTGCCAAATACTGGTCAGGGGATTGTAGCAGAAAACCCTGTTGGAAGGCTTCTGGTGCTGGCCCAGCCCTTTGCAGCCAGCCACCACGAAGAGGTAATTGAACATGCTGCAGACTGCGCAGCCCCTAGAAACCGCCTCCACTGGCATATAGGACAGGGGATGCCAGACGTCGCCTTCATTATCATAGTAACAGAGCCTGCTGGTGTGCAAGCTCTGCTCCTGCGTGCTAACGTCTGCTACGGTGATGTATTTCCTGCCCTTCATCCTCCTCAGGAGGATCAGCTCCCTCTCCCTGGCATTGAGGCGCCCGAAGATAGACGGGTTCTTCAGGACCTGGAGGTAATTGTCGCTCATGACCTTATATGCTGCCTCCTGGAGACTGTCCAGTTTCTGCTTCTTGGCCATGCACAGGACATCATAGCAGTTCCCCAAATCCAGGTGGATGTCCACATCAGACTGCAAGCTTAATGGGACTTTGAAGAAGTTGGCACCAGCAACAAGTTCCACTCTGGGTTCATTGCCTGCATGAGACTGGAGGCTGTGAAATGATTCCACCGGGGAAACGATGGATCTGGAGTGGAGGGGACTGGCAGGGGGAGTGCTTGAGTCAGATCTTCTGCCAGCTGGCGTCAAAGCCCCGAACCCTTCCATCTGCACCTGAAGTTCGGGGTTATCTGCAATTTGATGGAAACTCTCTTTCCTGCCAAACCTGCGTTCCGGTTCAGCTGTCTTGTGGGCGGGCGAGAAGGAGCTGCCCGGATCAGATGCGCCACCCCAGTCTGCCGGCTCCATGCTCTCTGCGGGATGTCTGAAAGGCAGGAGACGGGGAGAGATGGGTGGGATGTTTGCTGTTGGTGAAGCTCGGTCTTCATCTCCCACAGCTGACTCACTGGCTGGTTCTTGGGGCGTAGACAGGCGCAGCCAAGTCTCACATTCACTTAGCTCTTCGTGGATTTTGTCCGGGTGGTAGAGTGAGTCGGTGTACGAGCAGGGCCGCTCCTTCGACACAGACTGCGAGGTGGACTGGACGTAGTAGTCATAGACCTTGCCTCGTAGGCTAGTAGTGGAGGATGTGGACTGCCACGGcttttcctccctgggctgcctctcTGTAATATAGTTTTCCTCCACCTGTATCTTTGCAACGGAGGAGAAAGTGTAGGAGGCATCAGACCTCTGATCACTTTGGTTGATGGCTAAGCCCATGTCCGCTGTAGCATTGAGGGTCTGAATCCTCTCCTGGCCAGCCGAGGCCTCCTGGTTCCAGGCCAAACTCTCACTCATGtctcctgcttcctcctcctcagtgtcTGGGGTGGATCTGTCAGTTGCTGTGAGCTCAGCAGCATTTCCTGCTTGGGTGCTGCAAGGATTGTGCCTGAGGCTGACGCTACACCCAGATTGCTGCGAGGCTACATCCCAGCTGGCCCCCCTGCTGTCATCGATGGAGCTGTCCGGTTTGCATGCCAGACTGCAAATGTTACGCTTACCCCTGGCTTCTGTTCCTGCCACCGGTGCCTCCTGCTCTGCACCGTCTGCTGTCGCCACGTTCAGGACCTCACCTGGACTTTGCCCCTGTCCCTCAAAAACAGGCTGCTTTTTTTTTGGCTGTGATTCGGTGACCAGCTGACAAGcctcttttcccttctctttctcctcctccttccccttcggCAGCCTTTGATCTTCCCTGGGCGGTGTGCTTTGTGAGCCCCATGTTCCCGCTGTGACCGTCCCACCCAGGTGTGCACTTTGATTCCCTTTGCTGGTGCTTGGCCTCACCCCATTGCTGTTGACTTGCCTGTTCCTGAGTCCCCGTGGTGTTTCTTCTGCGACTCCCCTTCCGGATCCAGCCTGTTCTCTCTGCTCCGTCACATGCTCAGCGTTTCTGATCCCGCTGCTGGATGGTCGGGACTTATAGAATCTATAAGCCAAAGTCAGTAGGAGCAGAGCCGCTGCGGAAAGTGCCAGCTTCCCAACGAGCTGCATGTCTGACAGCCAGTCCTGGCTGACTTGAGCCCCGTTGGTCATTCTTCCATAACAGGCCAGCAGTCGGGAATGTGACGAATCTGATTAATGATTGCCAAGCTGGGACAAGCTCAAGGCAAAGCAGGCCTCTCTCTCTAGCGTTTGGGAGCAAGGTGACTTTCACCTGCAGCAGGTAGACTGGCAGAGGCTTCCAGCTGACGGCTGGAGCATGCAGAGTCTGCTTTCCATAGCAGCTTTGCATATTTGAGCAAGGTGGGTTGGGCTGCGCTCCGGTGCAAATGTGCATGCCAGGCAACAGACAGCGAGTGACATGGGGCTGGCTTTATTACCCGGGTAAACAGAGAGACTTAGAAAAAATACAAGTAGAAAGGCAAAGGAAAGGTGAAAATAGCTTCCCAAGCCAGCCCACAGATTTTTCTAAGTACCTTTCaacgatttttttttaaaagggcccaTTTGTTTTCAGCTTATCACGAATATAGTAGCTATGGAAAAGGGCCGACCTCTTTAAATCCTGGATGGTGGGAGAAGTCCATGAAAAGAATGaaagcccctgcccccatctcagGTGAGGGAGGGACCAGGAACTGAGAATTTAACTGATTACTGGGGACAAAGAATGagcaaactgtgtgtgtgttgctgggggggtggggagggagagtcaCGGTGTCAAATTGAGGGATGCCAAGAAGAGAACCATAGACAGCCCACCGATGTGAGAAGGAGTCCAAGGAGATGGGATACCACGTACAGGACACATGCCTGGACAAGGGGCTAGAAAAAGGCCACGCAGTCGCAGAGGACTGGCCTCCATCTATCTCCCACCTCCTGTACTGATGGACTGCCAGCTTGGCCACTGCCAGGAGGAGTTGATGAGGCCCTCTCAGGGCTTGGTGGGCCCATGGATGGGGAGACAGTAAAGGAACAAGGGCAGGATTGACAGTCCTGGAGCATGAAGGCCTCTGTTTACCCACCCAGAACAGATCACTTTGAAAAGCTTCCCTGCATACTGCCCTGCCAATGAACCTCACTCCTGGCCTTGGAGGCATGCCCTCTCTTGGTGAGAGGACAGTCCAGCTTCGTGGCCTGGCTAGTCCTTATCTGCTGACGGCAAGGGTGCCAGTTGGGGCGGCGTTCTCATGCGGTGGACGCCTGCCTGCTGAAAACTGGACTGACGGGGAGATCCTCTTAGTTCCAACTTAGAGGTATAAAGGGTCCAATCTTTCTTTGAGGCAGGGTCTGTGTCAATCAATCCGTCCATCCATCTTGGAAAATCCCGAAGAATAGCCATGCTCAGGGCAAAGCATGAGCTGAGGTTTATGTGGTGATGGTGTTCAAACGAACCATAAAGGCAAATGCccaggggaggggaaagtttgggCCAGTGTGTCAATGTGCTGCTTTAGGAGCAGGGTGGGAATGCCAGCTGCTTACAAACCTTCAGATCATTCCCTCACTTCTAGGGGGATAACATCACAGCGGGCTCTGCCCTGCAATGGGCGAGGATTGGCTAAGCACCCCAAAGTTCAGAGGCAGATTCAAGACTGGCCATGTACCACAATCCTGCATCCTCTAGCTTCCTTGTGGGAGGCCTCCGCCTCTTGCAGCCGGAGCAGCTCTgggagcagacaggctgcctttctAACCTTGCAACTAGCATTATAGAGCCAGATCCCCGGCTGGCATCAATTGATGTAAAACTCCAGTGACGTCAATGGAgcattgctgatttacaccagcggagGATCCAGCCTGGGGTGCTTGTTTCCAGATGTGGTTCacagcccctcctctccctgctcctcatCCTCCCTCCCCAAAGCACTTGTCGGGGGGTGGAGGCGGAGGGATGTACCGCAACCCGTTCCCATCAGGCGGAGCAGGTGGTGGGAACGCTGTGTCACCCCTCTCTGCGCCAAGGCTCCGTCTGTCATGTGAGTAAGTAGCCATGAATTTGAGTGCCCTGggccagggaaggaggcaggggcaGGAACGGGCAGGGAGGCATTCCCAGTCTTCCTCCTTTCCAGCGAGACCTGTGACCTGAAGTTCAGTAATGGCGAGTGAAGGGAGCTGCTTGGAAAGTCACAAAGTCCTCTTGCTACAGTGGGCTGAGCATGGCAGGCGCAGCCAGTCTCCGGAGCAGCCATAGCCAGCTTGGAATGAAAGAaattattgctttaaaaaaaaaaagagtgaaatgAACAAATGAAGACAGGAGCGAAATTAAAAGATAATTGGAAGTCTATATTAGGCCGTGTGTGTGTGCCAAGCCTCGCGTGCTGTGTCATGTGAGGGTAACCAGGGAGCTCCTCAGTTTGCTCAGGGGGAGGATAAAACAATCTAATGCAATGCAAATAAACAGACCTGTCTTAAATGGGATTAGCTTCTCATTTAATCCAGAGAATGTTTCctggctgtttgttttttctcttccctgAGCGGGAtgatttttattctattttttggGGCTGGGTGAGGGCGGGACGTGTGATGTGAGTGTGTGACTGGAGCAGGGAGGTCTGTGTGTGCGTTGGTAGGCGTGGATGGTGGGCGGTTGTTGGCGTGTGTAACGTGGGTGGATAGGGACTTGGGGCATGTGGTATGTGTGGCGGTGTAGGATGTAGCTCTGGGGAGATGGGTGGGtagctgtggggtgtgtgtgtgtgcacacataaaCGTGTGTGAAGTAAGTGGCTGGTGAGTGAAGTGGGTGAGTAGCGTAGGGGACATCCTGTGCACTTGTGATATGGGTGGGTAAGGCTGAAAGGGGTGGAGGCGTGTGTGACTGTATGGTTGTGTTGCGCAGGATCCATTTGTGCTGGAAATCTGTGGGAAGTGTGTATTGTGTGTGGCCAATGTGTATGCAGTGTGTACTTGTGATGTGAGAGGGTTAGTTTGGGaggcgcgcgcgtgtgtgtgtgtgtgttacagctgATGTAGAGCTGGGTGTGAGTTTGTGTGTATGTAGTGAAGCAGGTGAGCACTGTGTGTTTGTGAGGTGAAAGGTTGGGGCTGTAGTTGTTGTGGTACATGTGGATGAGGGGTGCACCAGTATATGTGTGCACAGGtgtttgggggatgggggtgagaTTTTTGTGGATAAGTGTGTATAGAGGAAGATATTTGGTATGTGTGTCAATGAGATGTGGCTGGATAGATATTTGCTAAGTGTGTGTGGGATCTTTGCAATGTGAGTGAATAAGTATTAGGGGTGTGTGTCCAGGAGACGTAGGGGGATAGGTGCTTGGTGTGTGGGTGTGAggtcagggctggtgcttccatttaggtgacctaggcggttgcctaagatgccaggatttgggagggtggtaTTTTGCCgaccttggcggcaattcggcggcaggggtccttccgcactctgggtcttcggcggcaattcagcggtgggtccttcactcactccgggacccgtcgccgaagtgccctgaagaccaggagcgcggaaggacccccctccaccgcagaattgccacaaACGatcgggagcgcagaaggacccccacctagggctcCAAAAAcgctggcgccgctcctgtgtgTGGTGCGAGGGGGTTGGTGCCGGTGTATGTGAGTGAAGAGGTGGGAGGTGTGTAGATGGTGGAGGCTGTGCTGGCGCAGGTATTTGTGTACATGCTGTGCCTCTGAGGTGGACTGGTTCAATGTGTGACCAGTGTGGGAGGCGAGGTTTGTGGCTGGAGAGACTCCGCCATTCCTTTGTCACTGTCTTTGTCTAATGAGCGAGCGCCTGGGAGCCAGTCCGCTGCTCCGAGTCAGAGGGAACAAACATCAAATATGCAAAGGACACAAAAACAAtggggtgtggtgtggtgtggggAACTCCGCCCGTGCCATTAGTCATTCCGCTCTACTGCGTTAATTGCAAATCAACAGCTTCAGCAGGTGGGGACCCAAACACAAAAGAAGACCTGCCAGGTGAAGCGTTACATCTGGATGTCACCAGCTATCAGGATATAGACCGATTCTGAACTACTCCCTAGAGAACTCAGCTCAAGTGCTGGGACTGGAGGCAGTgcagcctagtggctagagcactagactgggaatcaggagacctgggctcaatTTCTAGCTCTGCCATGGGCCTGTTGAgcgactttgggcaagtcacttccctgtcTATGCCTCaggggtctgtctacacagcattgtaaacctgggcttgCAGTTGCTGGACGCGGGTCTCACAGCTGTGTTACTGTGGCTGTAGGCAAGATGTGATGGGACATACAATCCCTGCACTGGGCGAGCAGAGGTTAAGGAGCAGGTCTGGGCCCAGGCAGCTCCACCTAGTCACACCCATGGGGTATGCCGATCTTGGAGGAGAAGCTGTAAAAAGGGAGATGCTCAGCTCAGAAGGGCCCAGCCTGGGGAGAGGGACGGACCTCTTTTATCCTCAGCTTCCAGAGAGTAGCACAGCAGAGACCCAAACTGCCTGTGGCTGCCTGTGAGTGCAGAATGGTAGGACATGGGTACAAAGGGATCAGGACAGACAGAGGTGGTAGGACAGATGGCTGGAGGATCCAGATAGGACAGAGAAGCTCTTTATTTCTGTcagtttcttttcctttgttttgttgAGGACTGAGGCTAGGGGTGTGACCCCAGGGCAGATGCCACCTGAGAAGGTGAACACACAGTGGGATGTAGCCCAGGGAAGAAGCAAGAGGTCTGACCCTATAGACCTTAACCATTTGCCACAATGATCTCTGAGCTGGAAGCCAGGGTAGAAAGGGAGGGCTAGAGTTCCCCAACAGCCTCAGTGGGACAACTAGCTGGAAGACCCCAGACACAAGGGGCCAGCAGGGCTACTGAACTCAGAGCACGACTGACGACAAGGTGTGAAGGCCTGGGACTATAGGTGAAAACTCTGGTTCTGGGGCCTGGCCATGGCTTGGGCCTGTCTCACTCTCACCTGTTATATTTGACTAATGGCTTTCCTGAGTTGATGAGTTTGACCTCACTAAGCCTGTGGCATGTACAGTACCCATGGGCTGTGTTCTCAGAACAGCTCTGACGCTTAGCGGAGTAGGGTTAAATAAAACTGCACGCCGAATTGTGCTCCAGCTCCTCCTGAGAACCTGAGTCAGGTTACATGTTTACCCACAGCTCATTGAAACCTGTTTTTATAGCTGCTGCGCAGAGTCTGAGATTACAGCAAATGAACAATTCTTGTGCCCCACAGGAGCTGGAATCTTCCTGTAGAGATTTCAGTGCTGCACAGATAGATGGCTTTCATGGCTTGGAGGAGGAGCGCAGGATGgagactgggatgatttagttggggattggtcctgctttgagcagggggttcgactagatacctcctgaagtcccttccaaccctgatattctatgttttgCTGGTTGTGAGCGACCCACAGGCAAATTCAGTCGCAACCTATTCCCTAAAAGGGGAGAACAGAAAACAGGTGGAATTGTGGGGTATTGCCCCCCAAGTCTATGCACCTCTAGGCTCTGGCTGGTGGGATGAGTCAAATTCTCTCTCAAGAGAGGCTGCCATCCTGAAATGTGAAAATTTCATCAGGGAGCCTGCGCCAGTGAGATAGCCAGGCTACTTCTGCAGCGTCATGAGATGGGCTGTTGAGATGGACCCTAACCGAACCCCACCTGGGATCTGGCTGCCTTCCGCCCACCACACCTTCaaagggggaggggttggggatcCAACCCCCGATCTGTCTCTTGGGTCTGAAGCGCTCTGATAAGGGTCATATGAGTGTCCAAGATTTTGGGGACTTCCCTGACCTGACCCTCTTGAGGTTTGCCCATCACTCAGTGTTTGGTAAGGTCTCCAGC
Protein-coding regions in this window:
- the KLHDC7A gene encoding kelch domain-containing protein 7A; the protein is MTNGAQVSQDWLSDMQLVGKLALSAAALLLLTLAYRFYKSRPSSSGIRNAEHVTEQREQAGSGRGVAEETPRGLRNRQVNSNGVRPSTSKGNQSAHLGGTVTAGTWGSQSTPPREDQRLPKGKEEEKEKGKEACQLVTESQPKKKQPVFEGQGQSPGEVLNVATADGAEQEAPVAGTEARGKRNICSLACKPDSSIDDSRGASWDVASQQSGCSVSLRHNPCSTQAGNAAELTATDRSTPDTEEEEAGDMSESLAWNQEASAGQERIQTLNATADMGLAINQSDQRSDASYTFSSVAKIQVEENYITERQPREEKPWQSTSSTTSLRGKVYDYYVQSTSQSVSKERPCSYTDSLYHPDKIHEELSECETWLRLSTPQEPASESAVGDEDRASPTANIPPISPRLLPFRHPAESMEPADWGGASDPGSSFSPAHKTAEPERRFGRKESFHQIADNPELQVQMEGFGALTPAGRRSDSSTPPASPLHSRSIVSPVESFHSLQSHAGNEPRVELVAGANFFKVPLSLQSDVDIHLDLGNCYDVLCMAKKQKLDSLQEAAYKVMSDNYLQVLKNPSIFGRLNARERELILLRRMKGRKYITVADVSTQEQSLHTSRLCYYDNEGDVWHPLSYMPVEAVSRGCAVCSMFNYLFVVAGCKGLGQHQKPSNRVFCYNPLTSIWQEICPLNQARPHCKLVALDGYLYAIGGECLYTVEKYDPRQDRWTFTAPLPNDTFAVAHTATACDGEIYVTGGTLRYMLLRYVSRSDNWKVSITSGSKDRTTEMVTAGGFIYRFDLNRSMGISVYRCSPKAKLWYECATKRMPFPPCFQCAVVENLVYCISHQFNIRFLADHVSPRFGVKELQLFPSPRGTLLPIVLVLPDRGMVQTRV